A single Osmerus mordax isolate fOsmMor3 chromosome 7, fOsmMor3.pri, whole genome shotgun sequence DNA region contains:
- the ndnl2 gene encoding necdin-like 2 isoform X2: protein MSQRRKVSHGLQSSFQTKTAQRSETLLGDDEDEEGTQPSSSQVQRGLDRLTPAQVDLKMSEVVQFFLVKDQKKMPIRRADIVKHVLKEYRNIYPEIMKRVERTLEQVFGLKVVEIDTKNHVYMLINKLESVEGAAFSVGPSTPKSGLLFVILSIVFMKGGVVKESLVWNTLKKLRVDPGEKHEEFGDVKKMVTDEFVRQRYLEYVRVPHTEPVEFEFRWGQRADIEVSKVKLLEFMGQLHDQDPKSWSQQYRDATSPVPGTSSQRQSSQR, encoded by the exons ATGTCGCAGAGAAGGAAAGTGTCGCACGGACTGCAGTCCAGCTTCCAGACCAAGACAGCTCAG cgatcAGAGACGTTGTtgggtgatgatgaggatgaagagggaACCCAGCCCAGCTCTTCTCAGGTGCAGAGAGGTCTGGACAGACTCACACCTGCTCAGGTGGACCTTAAG atgTCGGAGGTGGTGCAGTTCTTTCTGGTGAAAGATCAGAAGAAGATGCCCATACGCAGAGCAg ACATAGTGAAGCATGTGTTGAAGGAGTACAGGAATATCTACCCTGAGATCATGAAGAGAGTGGAGCGCACCCTcgaacag GTGTTTGGTCTGAAGGTGGTGGAGATAGACACCAAGAACCACGTCTACATGCTAATCAACAAACTGGAGTCTGTGGAGGGAGCCGCTTTCAGTGT gggtCCCAGCACTCCAAAGTCAGGCCTCCTCTTCGTCATCCTCAGCATCGTCTTCATGAAGGGAGGAGTGGTCAAGGAGA GCCTGGTGTGGAACACATTGAAAAAGCTCAGAGTGGAtccagg GGAGAAGCACGAGGAGTTTGGAGACGTAAAGAAGATGGTGACTGACGAGTTTGTCCGccagag gtacctGGAGTATGTGCGGGTGCCTCACACCGAGCCTGTGGAGTTCGAGTTCCGCTGGGGTCAGCGTGCCGACATTGAGGTGTCAAAAGTCAAACTGCTGGAGTTCATGGGTCAG cttCATGACCAGGACCCCAAGAGCTGGAGCCAGCAGTACCGGGATGCCACCAGCCCCGTGCCCGGCACAAGCAGCCAACGGCAGAGCAGCCAGAGATGA
- the ndnl2 gene encoding necdin-like 2 isoform X1, whose product MSQRRKVSHGLQSSFQTKTAQRSETLLGDDEDEEGTQPSSSQVQRGLDRLTPAQVDLKMSEVVQFFLVKDQKKMPIRRADIVKHVLKEYRNIYPEIMKRVERTLEQVFGLKVVEIDTKNHVYMLINKLESVEGAAFSVGPSTPKSGLLFVILSIVFMKGGVVKESLVWNTLKKLRVDPGREKHEEFGDVKKMVTDEFVRQRYLEYVRVPHTEPVEFEFRWGQRADIEVSKVKLLEFMGQLHDQDPKSWSQQYRDATSPVPGTSSQRQSSQR is encoded by the exons ATGTCGCAGAGAAGGAAAGTGTCGCACGGACTGCAGTCCAGCTTCCAGACCAAGACAGCTCAG cgatcAGAGACGTTGTtgggtgatgatgaggatgaagagggaACCCAGCCCAGCTCTTCTCAGGTGCAGAGAGGTCTGGACAGACTCACACCTGCTCAGGTGGACCTTAAG atgTCGGAGGTGGTGCAGTTCTTTCTGGTGAAAGATCAGAAGAAGATGCCCATACGCAGAGCAg ACATAGTGAAGCATGTGTTGAAGGAGTACAGGAATATCTACCCTGAGATCATGAAGAGAGTGGAGCGCACCCTcgaacag GTGTTTGGTCTGAAGGTGGTGGAGATAGACACCAAGAACCACGTCTACATGCTAATCAACAAACTGGAGTCTGTGGAGGGAGCCGCTTTCAGTGT gggtCCCAGCACTCCAAAGTCAGGCCTCCTCTTCGTCATCCTCAGCATCGTCTTCATGAAGGGAGGAGTGGTCAAGGAGA GCCTGGTGTGGAACACATTGAAAAAGCTCAGAGTGGAtccagg CAGGGAGAAGCACGAGGAGTTTGGAGACGTAAAGAAGATGGTGACTGACGAGTTTGTCCGccagag gtacctGGAGTATGTGCGGGTGCCTCACACCGAGCCTGTGGAGTTCGAGTTCCGCTGGGGTCAGCGTGCCGACATTGAGGTGTCAAAAGTCAAACTGCTGGAGTTCATGGGTCAG cttCATGACCAGGACCCCAAGAGCTGGAGCCAGCAGTACCGGGATGCCACCAGCCCCGTGCCCGGCACAAGCAGCCAACGGCAGAGCAGCCAGAGATGA